The DNA region TTGGCAAGTCGCAGCGTCCTGGGCGCTGCTTTCAATGGTTCGCAGGAAAGCCTCTTCTTTCTGGCGGAAGTGGTCCTCGGCCTCATCCTGCCGATCATCATTTTCAGCATCCCGGCATGGCGCAATAACCGCGCAGGACTTTTACTCGGCGCGGTCTCTGTCCTCATGGGTTTTGTGCTCAACCGGCTGAACGTCTCCATCACCGGTATGCTCGGTTCAGCCGGCGTATCATACACTCCAAGCTGGATGGAGTGGGCGATCACCGCTTCCCTGGTGGCTGCCGGTTTCGCACTGTTTCGTCTGGCGGTAAAGCATTTGCCGGTTTTCAGCCGACAGGACGCACAGGCAGAACAGACCAATCTGCGGTTGCCGGGAGCAGTCAGAACCGGCGCCATGGCTGTGCTGGGCGGTCTGGCGGTTCTGCTGCTGATCGTCATGGTTTACGGCCCGAGCCGGAGGCATACTGCCGCAGAGTCTTTGGCCGGAGAAGCGATACCCCTGCCGGCAGAGGCAGAATGGCGCTTGCCTGCGGCCATAGTTTTTCAACCCGACGAGCAAAGCCCGGGACCCGTTAGGTTTCATCACGAAACCCATGTCGATCCGTCGCAACCCGGCTGCGCCATCTGCCATGCAACAGCCTTTCATATTCGCCCGGTTAAGGCCGGCCAGGCAGGAACGGTCAAAATGGATTCGCTGTATGCGGGTAAACAGTGCGGCGGCTGCCATAACGGAGAGCAAGCATTCCGTGCGGATGAAGAGTGCGAGCACTGCCACAGCACTCATTAAGCGGAGGATTAAAAACAAAAGCAGGTGAAGCGTTTTGACGGCGCTGCACCCGCTCTTTTAAGGGGAAAAAATCAACGGGGCGGACGATCTGCGTCCGAAGAGGCGATGATCTCCAGCACCCGGGGCAGCAGCTTTTGGCTGGTGCTCAACGCCTCATTGCCATAAATGGTCTCATGGCCCGACCAGTCGCCGAAATAACCTCCAGCCTCGCGCAAAATCACCGGAAACGGGCCGCAATCCCAGGCATTCATGATCGGATCCAGCATCAGATCCACTCGGCCGGTGGCGACTAAAATATGGCCATAGCCGTCGGACCAGCCGGCTCGATACCAGAAAGCCGATCGCAGTCGGCGCCAGGCTTCCGCCCGGTGATAGTGGTCAAAAGTGACCGGATCGGTAAAAGCGATCACGCCGCGGCTGGGATCATCGAGCTCGCGTACATGAACAGGTCGGCCGTTGCAATAGCAGCCCATGTCTTCGGCGGCGTACACCATTTCATTCAGAGCCGGAAGATAGGCCGCTCCAACTCGGATGCGGCCATCCACTTCCAGTCCGAGCAACACACTGTAGAGGGGAACACCGCACATGAATGATTTCGTTCCGTCAATCGGATCGACGAACCATCGGTAATTGGAATCGCGGCTGGAGCCTCCATACTCTTCACCCATGATCGCATGATCCGGGAACCGGGTTTCAATGCGTTGACGAATGAAAAGCTCTGCCTCCTGGTCGGCGATGGTAACCGGCGTATCATCCTGTTTAAAGTCCGGCGCAATGCCTCGGTTGAAATAGCCCAGCGTCAGCCGGCCGGCTTCATAGGCGGTCTGCACAGCGAAATGTAAATAGGACGCCCATCGTTTTTCAGTGGAAATCGTATCGACAGTTCGCATCATCACATTTTTTTGCTAAAGTGCTTATAACATCCCCAGGCGACTGCAAACGATACGAAAAAAATGGCCGCCGGCAAAACATAACCCAGGACGGGATGACCGATATAGAGAAACATGATTAGCCCTCTTTGCTCATTTTTTTGTTCTTTTTGTAATAGATGTAGGCAAAGATCAGACCTGACAGCGAAAAAAGATAGATGACGGTCATGCCTACGACGACGATCAGATTTTGATTCATTTCTGCTCCTCCCAGCGCTGGATCTGTTCCAGCTCTTCCAGGTACCGATGCTGCTTCTGCTCGTACTCTTTTGAAATGGAGCTCAATTTCGGGTCGATAACCCAGAATAAAACAGCGGTGATCACCAGGCCGATGGCGAGCATGATAAAACCGGACGGCAGCAAAAAGAGGCTCAGCGCCAGGCCGAAAGTGATAAAGATATAACTCAACGGCGACAGGACGATGGCGATCCAATCCTCTTTCGTCCATTCATCCGCCTCGTGCGGCAACCATTTTCGTTTCACCCAGGCCATGTCAGCCCTCCTTCCTTGCTTCTTGTTCCGCCCGCAGATCGATCGCTTCCTTTTTTTGCAGCAAACCGCGACGTTCCGCCTCACGCCGCACCGGCCCCCAAAAGCCGATGGGCCTGGTTTGCACGTAAACTTTGACCAAGCGGTCCATGTCATCCGGTTTGGTTAAAAAGGTAACCGGAAGATATACCAAGGCGACCAGAACCATGAGCAGCCAGAACTGCTGAAAATCCTTCAAAACAGGCAGAACTCCGAATGCGGGCAGAATCCAGACCACCAGCCAGCAGATGCCCAGGTTAGCGACCCAGGCGGACAGATAGCCCCACCCGTTAAAGCGCCACCAAATGACCTGCAGAATATTCG from bacterium includes:
- the nrfD gene encoding polysulfide reductase NrfD, translated to ILTSFLGYGLVIITLLIDLGKPYHIWHPMVMWNHHSVMFEVGWCVLLYTLILFLEFSPMALERLGLKKPLSLMTRLIPFLVMIGVLLSTLHQSSLGSLYLLVPDKMHPLWYSALLPLLFFLSAVAAGLAMVIFESDLSSRAFGRALEFSLLVRLSRIIMPILWLYAIIRFQDLASRSVLGAAFNGSQESLFFLAEVVLGLILPIIIFSIPAWRNNRAGLLLGAVSVLMGFVLNRLNVSITGMLGSAGVSYTPSWMEWAITASLVAAGFALFRLAVKHLPVFSRQDAQAEQTNLRLPGAVRTGAMAVLGGLAVLLLIVMVYGPSRRHTAAESLAGEAIPLPAEAEWRLPAAIVFQPDEQSPGPVRFHHETHVDPSQPGCAICHATAFHIRPVKAGQAGTVKMDSLYAGKQCGGCHNGEQAFRADEECEHCHSTH
- a CDS encoding inositol monophosphatase family protein: MRTVDTISTEKRWASYLHFAVQTAYEAGRLTLGYFNRGIAPDFKQDDTPVTIADQEAELFIRQRIETRFPDHAIMGEEYGGSSRDSNYRWFVDPIDGTKSFMCGVPLYSVLLGLEVDGRIRVGAAYLPALNEMVYAAEDMGCYCNGRPVHVRELDDPSRGVIAFTDPVTFDHYHRAEAWRRLRSAFWYRAGWSDGYGHILVATGRVDLMLDPIMNAWDCGPFPVILREAGGYFGDWSGHETIYGNEALSTSQKLLPRVLEIIASSDADRPPR
- a CDS encoding MFS transporter encodes the protein MAWVKRKWLPHEADEWTKEDWIAIVLSPLSYIFITFGLALSLFLLPSGFIMLAIGLVITAVLFWVIDPKLSSISKEYEQKQHRYLEELEQIQRWEEQK